From a single Lentisphaera profundi genomic region:
- the lnt gene encoding apolipoprotein N-acyltransferase, whose protein sequence is MSKEPIIIKNSLHPFFKGLIAFIMGLLVNLCFEPFNCHFLAWFAIVPLYLLGLGRHDRGVFFLGSCWGLGYFLGTFYFLYPIFLLCPFLVALIWTPIPGIWLYLICKLRHLLLFPDPLTESAIAPPHKRFLNLRSSFIMWIAAAGLWSCLEWVRTWLFTGLPWNSIEVSQVYQLHFLKNASFIGVNGLAFLIALLNISLAIIIEIYLLRKKSIQINEPYLIPKLKNYLALPVISLFILLSSTIIADKISPKNQTDSSIRVAMIQGNFKPYFKPLSYEEYQFHLQTYKELTETAILQKPDLILWPETPMPSSYQRDPAFPELIRYLSQESQANILFGTGMVDTSPTDLDVKKYYNSALISEPSGEIIARYDKIHTVPYGEYLPGRYLMSSALHEQLNKLRQMGPSLSPGTEFSVFPLKKNSRIGINICFDDVFADISRGFASNGANILCTITNDSWFGETAGGAQHSAHSIFRAVENKLPFLRCGNTCETMVISPEGKIEQILLNPENGSRFTRGILFTELNFCAKPSLTFYNKFPYFIPTLLSIISLSLIFFLLSQMLKRKQTLLKATQTDDN, encoded by the coding sequence ATGAGTAAGGAACCTATCATTATCAAAAACTCTCTTCACCCCTTTTTCAAAGGCTTAATCGCCTTTATCATGGGACTCTTGGTCAACCTTTGTTTTGAACCTTTTAATTGCCATTTTCTTGCCTGGTTTGCCATCGTCCCTCTCTATTTACTAGGCTTAGGCCGTCACGACCGTGGCGTATTCTTTCTTGGAAGCTGCTGGGGACTTGGTTATTTCTTAGGCACTTTTTACTTTCTATATCCCATTTTTCTCTTATGCCCTTTCTTAGTCGCCTTGATCTGGACTCCCATCCCTGGCATTTGGCTCTATCTCATTTGTAAACTTAGGCATCTCCTCCTGTTTCCTGACCCTTTGACGGAAAGTGCTATTGCTCCACCTCATAAACGATTTCTCAATTTACGCTCAAGTTTCATCATGTGGATTGCCGCGGCAGGCTTATGGTCATGCCTGGAGTGGGTACGTACTTGGCTTTTCACTGGTCTACCTTGGAATAGTATTGAAGTTAGCCAGGTCTATCAATTACACTTCTTGAAAAATGCCTCGTTTATTGGTGTGAATGGCTTAGCTTTTTTAATTGCCCTTCTCAATATTAGCTTGGCAATTATCATCGAAATTTATCTTCTCAGGAAGAAATCTATACAAATAAATGAACCCTACCTCATTCCAAAACTAAAAAACTACTTAGCGCTGCCTGTCATCTCACTCTTCATACTACTGAGTAGCACTATTATTGCGGATAAAATCAGCCCAAAGAATCAAACCGATTCGAGTATTCGAGTCGCCATGATTCAAGGGAACTTCAAGCCTTATTTCAAGCCATTAAGTTATGAGGAATATCAGTTTCATCTTCAGACTTATAAAGAGCTTACTGAAACAGCTATTTTACAAAAACCCGATTTGATTTTATGGCCCGAAACACCCATGCCTTCAAGCTACCAACGAGATCCCGCATTCCCTGAATTAATTCGCTACTTAAGTCAAGAATCTCAAGCAAATATATTGTTTGGCACAGGAATGGTCGACACTAGCCCTACAGATCTAGATGTAAAAAAATATTATAACTCCGCTCTTATAAGTGAGCCTAGTGGTGAAATTATTGCTCGCTATGATAAAATCCACACCGTCCCCTATGGCGAATATTTACCTGGACGCTACCTCATGAGTTCAGCACTTCATGAACAATTAAATAAACTCAGGCAAATGGGCCCAAGCTTAAGCCCCGGTACTGAGTTCTCCGTTTTCCCTTTAAAGAAAAATAGTCGCATTGGAATTAACATCTGTTTTGATGATGTCTTTGCCGATATCTCTAGAGGATTTGCGAGTAATGGCGCCAACATACTCTGCACCATAACCAATGATTCATGGTTCGGAGAAACTGCCGGTGGTGCCCAACACTCCGCACACAGTATTTTTCGAGCAGTCGAAAACAAACTCCCCTTCCTTCGCTGTGGCAATACCTGCGAAACAATGGTCATTTCTCCGGAGGGTAAAATTGAGCAAATATTACTCAACCCCGAAAATGGCTCCCGCTTTACGCGAGGAATTTTATTCACAGAGTTAAATTTTTGTGCCAAGCCAAGCCTCACTTTCTATAATAAATTTCCCTATTTCATCCCTACGCTATTAAGTATTATTTCACTTAGCCTTATTTTTTTTCTCCTAAGTCAAATGCTCAAGCGTAAGCAAACTTTATTAAAAGCCACTCAAACTGATGATAACTAA
- the mnmG gene encoding tRNA uridine-5-carboxymethylaminomethyl(34) synthesis enzyme MnmG, translated as MKNYDVIIIGGGHAGIEASLASARMGAETLLITQNLDHIGQMSCNPAIGGIAKGHVVREIDAMGGEMGQNTDASALQFKMLNSSRGPAVWSPRAQCDKVLYQRRMKQQLEKTPKLHTHQAEGLSFVTEKGKVIAVQTQFGDKFEAKAFVLCCGTFMRGLMHFGPQQLPGGRTGDTAADAISDSLKNDLGLELMRLKTGTPPRVLAKTIDFDQLERQDGESGKFSYWTRDKAYETIDRGGIPQMPCYIGRTSAETKRVITENLHLSPMYNGSIDAIGTRYCPSIEDKIHRFADKDSHQIFLEPEGVFTEEYYLNGISTSLPVHVQNQIVHSIPGLENAEIARYAYAVEYDVVSPHQTLNSLALKPWPNLFVAGQINGTSGYEEAAGQGLIAGANAAGLVAGKPPLVLERDQAYIGVMIDDLVTKDISEPYRLFTSRAEYRLLLRQDNADRRLSKIAYDYGLLPYEKYKIIEEKETLINNEIERLKNERSHGKSLWEHLSSHKNTYDSVVGESDFSEEIKEQIQIDARYECYIQREKQQVERQKRLAKNPIPEEIDYLNMTGLSNEARNKLSRYRPVDLGQAARIDGVTPAEIGLIQVHIKRWEESQKIKA; from the coding sequence ATGAAAAATTATGATGTTATCATTATTGGTGGCGGACATGCAGGCATAGAAGCCTCCCTCGCCTCCGCTAGAATGGGCGCTGAAACTTTGCTAATAACGCAAAACTTAGACCATATTGGACAAATGAGCTGTAACCCCGCTATTGGTGGTATTGCTAAAGGTCACGTAGTTCGTGAAATTGATGCGATGGGTGGCGAAATGGGCCAAAATACTGATGCTTCTGCACTTCAGTTCAAAATGCTCAATTCCTCTAGAGGTCCCGCAGTTTGGTCACCACGTGCTCAGTGCGATAAAGTCCTTTATCAAAGACGGATGAAGCAACAACTCGAAAAAACTCCTAAACTTCATACTCATCAAGCTGAAGGCCTTTCTTTCGTCACCGAGAAAGGTAAAGTCATTGCCGTTCAAACTCAATTTGGCGACAAATTTGAAGCCAAAGCATTTGTTCTTTGCTGTGGCACTTTCATGCGTGGACTCATGCATTTTGGACCTCAACAACTACCTGGTGGCCGCACTGGCGACACTGCTGCTGATGCTATTTCTGATTCATTGAAGAATGACTTAGGCCTCGAGCTCATGCGTTTAAAAACAGGGACTCCCCCTCGTGTCTTAGCCAAGACCATTGATTTCGATCAACTCGAACGCCAAGATGGTGAATCCGGTAAATTCTCGTATTGGACTCGCGATAAAGCCTACGAAACAATTGATCGTGGTGGCATACCACAAATGCCTTGCTACATCGGTCGCACCAGTGCCGAAACCAAAAGAGTTATTACTGAGAACCTTCACCTTTCCCCGATGTATAATGGCTCAATAGATGCCATCGGAACTCGTTATTGCCCCTCTATTGAAGACAAAATTCATCGTTTTGCTGACAAAGACTCTCATCAAATTTTCTTAGAACCCGAAGGTGTTTTTACCGAAGAATATTACCTCAATGGGATTTCCACTTCACTACCGGTACACGTACAGAATCAAATTGTACACAGTATTCCTGGTCTCGAGAATGCCGAGATCGCACGTTACGCCTATGCTGTAGAATATGATGTTGTCTCTCCTCATCAAACACTCAACTCCTTGGCTCTAAAACCATGGCCTAATCTCTTTGTTGCCGGTCAAATCAATGGTACCAGTGGTTATGAAGAAGCCGCTGGTCAAGGACTCATTGCAGGTGCCAATGCCGCCGGCTTAGTCGCAGGTAAGCCTCCTCTCGTTTTAGAACGCGATCAAGCTTATATTGGCGTAATGATCGATGATTTGGTAACCAAAGACATCTCTGAGCCTTATCGTCTTTTTACTTCTCGCGCCGAATATCGCCTCTTACTCAGACAAGATAATGCCGATAGAAGACTATCAAAAATTGCTTATGACTACGGCCTTCTTCCTTATGAGAAATATAAAATCATAGAAGAAAAAGAAACTTTAATTAACAATGAAATCGAACGTCTTAAAAACGAACGTAGTCATGGTAAAAGCTTATGGGAACATCTTAGTTCTCACAAAAATACTTATGACTCAGTTGTTGGCGAATCAGATTTTTCAGAGGAAATTAAAGAGCAAATTCAAATTGACGCACGCTATGAATGCTACATTCAAAGAGAAAAGCAACAAGTTGAACGTCAGAAGCGTTTAGCTAAAAACCCTATACCTGAAGAAATTGACTATCTCAACATGACGGGGCTTAGCAATGAAGCTAGGAACAAATTGAGCCGTTATCGCCCAGTTGATCTAGGCCAAGCCGCTCGTATCGACGGAGTAACGCCTGCGGAAATTGGTCTCATTCAAGTTCATATCAAACGCTGGGAAGAAAGCCAAAAAATAAAAGCTTAA
- the aqpZ gene encoding aquaporin Z yields MNKYVAELFGTFWLVLGGCGSAVLAASFPELGIGFVGVSLAFGLTVLTMAFAIGHISGCHLNPAVSIGLCVGGRFPSKELAPYIISQVLGGILGAGVLYLIASGKAGFELKTGFASNGFGAHSPGGYNLISVVVCEIVMTMMFLIIILGATDERAPKGFAPIAIGLGLTLIHLISIPVSNTSVNPARSTGVAIFVGDWALSQLWVFWLAPIVGAVLGALVYGFIQKDKS; encoded by the coding sequence GTGAATAAATATGTAGCAGAATTATTTGGGACATTTTGGTTAGTTCTAGGTGGATGTGGAAGTGCTGTTTTGGCAGCTAGTTTTCCTGAACTAGGAATTGGCTTTGTAGGAGTTTCTCTAGCTTTCGGTTTAACAGTACTTACCATGGCTTTTGCGATTGGCCACATTTCTGGCTGTCATTTAAATCCCGCAGTATCAATCGGCCTTTGTGTTGGTGGGCGTTTTCCTTCGAAAGAGCTAGCCCCTTATATTATCTCTCAAGTTCTTGGGGGTATCCTAGGAGCTGGAGTCTTATATCTAATAGCGAGTGGCAAAGCCGGATTTGAATTAAAGACAGGTTTCGCATCTAATGGTTTCGGTGCGCATTCACCTGGAGGCTATAATTTAATCTCTGTTGTAGTTTGTGAAATCGTGATGACGATGATGTTTCTTATTATAATTCTAGGTGCAACCGATGAGCGCGCGCCAAAAGGATTTGCGCCGATCGCAATTGGCTTAGGCTTAACCTTGATTCACCTTATATCTATTCCCGTGAGTAATACATCAGTCAATCCTGCCAGGAGTACAGGTGTAGCGATATTTGTAGGTGATTGGGCACTATCACAGTTATGGGTGTTTTGGCTGGCACCAATAGTAGGAGCCGTTCTAGGAGCACTTGTTTATGGATTTATACAAAAGGATAAATCCTAG
- a CDS encoding class I SAM-dependent methyltransferase, which produces MEKNDLGGSRQYWEETSKEYQSITRISINDFHYGPLLPGDSEVKALPKNLSGLKCLELGAGAGQNSLYLASQGADCLVTDISQEQLNHGEAIAKENQLELEFKQLDLDGIDPNELGKWDFIHSTWALPFAKDQKQVIEKCAEMLSAGGRLHITTGHPIFAGEWIQLDDFEEGMFVSNYFEPPREVRFTEDEENFIRTRQFPISTYINWIIESGLRLERVLELRPIQLEGHSEEELLKLMPYDSGVWRDMYSQIQKVPFVVTYIATKS; this is translated from the coding sequence GTGGAAAAAAATGACTTAGGTGGAAGCCGCCAGTATTGGGAAGAAACATCTAAAGAATATCAATCAATTACACGTATATCGATAAATGATTTTCATTATGGACCCTTGCTTCCCGGGGATAGTGAAGTTAAAGCCTTACCGAAAAACCTTAGTGGCTTGAAGTGTTTGGAGTTGGGTGCAGGCGCGGGACAAAACTCCCTTTATTTAGCCTCTCAAGGGGCAGATTGTTTAGTAACAGATATATCACAAGAGCAACTGAATCATGGTGAAGCGATTGCAAAAGAAAATCAATTAGAACTAGAATTTAAACAGTTAGATTTAGATGGTATTGATCCCAATGAGCTCGGGAAATGGGACTTTATCCATAGTACATGGGCATTGCCTTTTGCTAAAGATCAAAAACAAGTGATTGAAAAATGTGCAGAGATGTTGTCAGCAGGAGGTCGCCTTCATATAACGACAGGTCATCCTATTTTTGCTGGTGAATGGATTCAATTGGATGATTTTGAAGAAGGCATGTTTGTCAGTAATTATTTTGAGCCTCCACGTGAAGTGAGGTTTACAGAGGATGAAGAGAACTTTATTCGCACCCGCCAATTTCCTATATCCACATATATTAATTGGATAATTGAATCAGGCTTACGGCTTGAGCGAGTTTTAGAACTACGGCCAATTCAGCTTGAAGGGCATAGCGAAGAAGAGCTTTTAAAGCTTATGCCTTACGATAGTGGGGTATGGCGAGATATGTATAGTCAGATTCAAAAAGTGCCGTTTGTGGTTACTTATATAGCGACCAAAAGCTAA
- a CDS encoding serine/threonine protein kinase, which translates to MRFKCTSCEQAVAVEDTKPGEAVQCGSCGTVLNVPEPFDTGYIIGEFCVAEHIGSGRMGEVYKAYQETLVRDVALKVLDNDMAEHSEHILEFFKEARVAARLNHPNIVQAYSVNEEGGYYYLVVEYVFGQNLRQMIDDRGKLPVNMIIRLLSQMAHALDYAWTTEGLPHLSVKPENILIDSKGQIKISDIGLAGSRSRFSEGDYKYSSPEQILNLKVDTRADIYALGVTAYEALAGQVPFDGKMKDVNKKHLEVDALSLKELNPSVPKDLVTVISKMMAKHPDDRYMSFDDLAKDLRLLRRYANDMGTTSNFSTKIFKTRFSFTENRSRQRRKGLKLQVMTAIVTVLLLLGIIIFNSDKSVDKTIKVDKGDTKRLNEFSILSKAMDQSISSVEAFTLFKKIENFLAKYPSSQQAEECLEWREAVLEIILRERRQNDFFSEESSLAQEQNENLNESEDQNLPSQDLGELAVQSERDSLRRDILRFYLGKKTSVELLTFLKNSEAYDPLWSAQFAQIIVKASEARSALGDSGETLSGLLIKKDKKDIQVSSIQNDIVMAEVDGEFKSFSLGTFNLKSLESLLALSSDYPREDALSLLFWFRNFHNCVLKENDELSDLEVFLIEEAQKMAKFDFEAYLEAAKRSWQRNETGTALAQITALKQKYKHSVLYQTDKKKVESLEDKIKKSVSKRGKK; encoded by the coding sequence TTGCGTTTTAAATGTACTTCATGCGAACAAGCAGTTGCAGTAGAGGATACCAAGCCTGGAGAAGCAGTGCAGTGTGGGTCATGTGGCACAGTACTTAATGTACCGGAGCCATTCGATACGGGCTATATTATTGGTGAGTTTTGCGTAGCAGAACACATTGGATCTGGACGCATGGGTGAAGTTTATAAAGCCTACCAAGAAACCTTGGTCAGAGACGTGGCACTTAAAGTTCTTGATAACGATATGGCAGAGCATTCTGAACATATACTTGAGTTTTTCAAAGAAGCGCGAGTCGCAGCAAGGTTAAATCATCCCAATATTGTTCAAGCTTATTCAGTTAACGAAGAGGGTGGCTACTATTATTTAGTTGTTGAATATGTCTTTGGTCAAAACTTACGTCAGATGATAGATGACAGAGGCAAGTTGCCCGTTAATATGATTATCCGATTACTTTCTCAGATGGCCCATGCTCTTGACTATGCGTGGACCACTGAAGGTTTACCTCACTTATCCGTAAAACCAGAAAATATTTTAATTGATTCAAAAGGTCAGATCAAGATATCTGATATCGGCTTGGCAGGTTCACGATCGAGATTTTCTGAAGGAGACTATAAGTATTCCAGTCCTGAACAGATCCTCAATTTAAAAGTGGATACTCGTGCAGATATATATGCTTTAGGGGTCACAGCGTATGAAGCTTTGGCAGGCCAGGTCCCTTTTGATGGTAAGATGAAAGACGTCAATAAAAAACATCTTGAAGTAGATGCTTTATCGCTTAAAGAATTAAATCCTTCCGTTCCAAAAGATTTAGTGACTGTCATTAGTAAGATGATGGCAAAACACCCTGATGATCGTTACATGAGTTTTGACGATTTAGCAAAAGATTTACGTTTACTTAGGCGTTATGCGAATGATATGGGAACGACATCTAATTTTTCAACAAAGATTTTTAAAACTCGTTTTAGTTTTACAGAGAATAGAAGTCGTCAGCGTCGTAAAGGTTTAAAGTTACAGGTAATGACAGCGATCGTGACGGTTTTATTGCTTTTGGGGATAATCATTTTTAATAGTGATAAATCCGTAGATAAAACTATCAAAGTTGATAAAGGGGATACGAAGAGGTTGAACGAATTTTCGATTTTGTCAAAAGCGATGGATCAAAGTATCAGTTCAGTGGAAGCCTTTACATTATTCAAAAAAATTGAAAACTTTTTAGCTAAATATCCAAGCTCACAGCAGGCGGAAGAGTGTTTGGAATGGCGTGAGGCAGTCTTGGAAATTATCCTTAGGGAGCGCCGCCAAAATGATTTTTTCAGTGAGGAATCATCTCTAGCACAAGAACAAAATGAAAACTTGAATGAGTCAGAGGATCAGAATCTTCCGAGTCAAGATTTAGGTGAGCTAGCGGTGCAGAGTGAAAGAGATAGTTTGAGAAGGGATATTCTCCGTTTTTATTTAGGGAAGAAGACAAGCGTAGAATTATTGACTTTTTTAAAAAATAGTGAGGCCTACGATCCTTTATGGTCAGCTCAGTTTGCGCAAATCATTGTTAAGGCCAGTGAAGCTCGAAGTGCCTTAGGAGATAGTGGTGAGACCTTATCAGGCTTGCTTATTAAGAAAGATAAAAAAGATATTCAAGTTAGTTCCATCCAGAATGACATCGTTATGGCTGAAGTGGATGGAGAATTTAAAAGTTTTAGTTTAGGGACGTTTAATCTAAAAAGCTTAGAATCTTTGTTGGCACTTAGTTCAGATTATCCACGAGAAGATGCACTAAGTTTATTATTTTGGTTTAGGAATTTTCATAACTGTGTCTTAAAGGAAAATGACGAGCTTTCTGATCTTGAAGTATTTTTGATAGAGGAAGCTCAAAAAATGGCTAAATTTGATTTCGAGGCCTATTTGGAAGCAGCTAAACGTAGTTGGCAACGCAATGAAACGGGTACGGCATTGGCTCAAATTACCGCGTTAAAACAAAAGTATAAACACAGCGTATTATATCAGACTGATAAAAAGAAAGTTGAATCCTTAGAAGATAAAATTAAAAAGAGTGTATCTAAACGTGGAAAAAAATGA
- a CDS encoding glycosyltransferase family 4 protein: protein MKIAFVIEHFNPRYGGQQVYMRDFAEFLVKRGHEVSFFTQDSNVKNVNLSINIINVPALAKLMRWSQWLSFLTQVKHKIQQGNFDVVMGTGISAGINVYQPHGGVSKASHRQNRLLTNRFHRFLKGLSNAISPKHLLANRIERNIFTDKRVKYVAISQMVKRHMQEFYKIDETQLELVYNGVDVERFNPHSASQKSQSKTKLSLKEDVVVFSLVAHNFKLKGLKEIIDVVDLLRVQHDNFIVLIAGNGKTKNYKKMIAKKSLEKHFKFLGSVDDPELIYSATDVYLQPTWYDPCSLVVLEAMAAGLPVISTSFNGASELIESGVNGYVIEKPDSINEFYEALNALMDCEHRKVLGKKARLSVEGLTHEKNFSRMEEVFQGCVEEKQKRTL, encoded by the coding sequence ATGAAAATAGCCTTTGTGATAGAACACTTCAACCCCCGTTATGGTGGTCAACAGGTGTACATGAGGGACTTTGCAGAATTTCTTGTGAAGCGTGGTCATGAAGTAAGTTTCTTTACGCAAGATAGTAACGTAAAAAATGTAAATTTGTCGATCAATATTATAAATGTGCCTGCTTTAGCCAAACTGATGCGCTGGTCACAATGGTTGAGTTTTTTGACACAGGTGAAACATAAAATTCAGCAGGGCAATTTTGACGTAGTGATGGGAACTGGGATCAGTGCGGGGATAAATGTTTATCAACCTCATGGTGGTGTTTCTAAGGCAAGTCATCGGCAAAACCGCTTATTAACCAATCGTTTTCATAGATTCTTAAAAGGTTTGTCAAATGCAATAAGTCCAAAACACTTATTAGCTAATCGTATTGAAAGAAATATTTTCACTGACAAACGGGTTAAGTATGTTGCGATTAGTCAGATGGTGAAAAGGCATATGCAAGAATTTTACAAGATAGATGAGACGCAGTTAGAGCTCGTCTATAATGGCGTCGATGTGGAGCGGTTTAATCCACATTCAGCCTCGCAAAAGTCACAATCAAAAACGAAGCTTTCTTTGAAAGAAGATGTGGTGGTTTTTTCTCTGGTAGCGCACAATTTTAAGCTTAAAGGGCTGAAAGAAATTATTGATGTGGTTGACCTACTTCGAGTACAGCACGATAATTTCATCGTACTGATTGCGGGCAATGGTAAGACGAAAAACTACAAAAAAATGATTGCAAAAAAATCTTTGGAAAAACACTTTAAATTTTTAGGATCAGTTGATGACCCTGAGCTTATCTACAGTGCGACAGATGTGTATTTACAGCCAACATGGTATGACCCCTGTTCCCTTGTAGTACTTGAGGCAATGGCAGCGGGACTCCCAGTTATAAGTACTTCATTTAATGGTGCTTCCGAATTAATTGAATCTGGAGTAAATGGTTACGTCATAGAGAAACCAGATTCAATAAATGAGTTTTATGAAGCACTGAATGCTTTAATGGATTGTGAGCATAGAAAAGTTTTGGGTAAAAAAGCACGTCTGAGTGTTGAGGGCTTAACTCATGAAAAAAACTTTAGTCGAATGGAAGAAGTTTTTCAAGGCTGTGTAGAGGAAAAACAAAAGCGAACTTTATAA
- a CDS encoding lipopolysaccharide kinase InaA family protein has translation MALVPPVKFQNGKLEIVKFDIHPKYRKLLLGCGLLSFKDFFFCKGVAVMREVPGRLTVSVKCEDDFIYLKRHWKEHSSSSRSGPHYEALTEWENTQALDKDRISVPIPLAYGLGRIGTHAVSFYLSQAVAGIQSDYFLRDANLTTLENKKFWEQLGSFAKNFHAHGYNHRDFYLCHIFVDQRDSDYVFSLIDLQRVQKRSKFRRRWLIKDIGQLFFSLAPSTSRIDKLRLFKAYRGVKTLSRSDKKMLTDIDNRVEAMERKVGKYFI, from the coding sequence ATGGCGCTAGTTCCCCCAGTAAAGTTTCAAAATGGTAAACTTGAAATCGTTAAATTCGATATTCATCCGAAATACAGAAAACTTTTACTTGGATGTGGACTTTTAAGCTTCAAAGATTTTTTCTTTTGCAAAGGCGTAGCAGTGATGCGAGAAGTTCCTGGTAGATTGACTGTTTCAGTGAAGTGTGAAGACGACTTTATCTATTTGAAGCGCCATTGGAAAGAGCACTCATCGAGTTCGCGTTCAGGACCTCATTATGAGGCATTGACCGAGTGGGAAAATACGCAGGCATTAGATAAAGATAGAATTTCTGTACCCATACCTTTAGCCTATGGCTTGGGTAGAATAGGAACTCATGCAGTTTCCTTTTACTTGTCTCAAGCAGTGGCGGGTATTCAGTCAGATTATTTTTTAAGAGATGCAAATTTGACGACTCTTGAGAACAAGAAGTTTTGGGAACAGTTAGGGTCTTTTGCTAAAAACTTTCATGCCCATGGATATAATCATAGAGATTTTTATCTTTGCCATATCTTTGTAGATCAAAGGGATTCGGATTATGTCTTTTCTTTAATAGATTTACAACGGGTTCAAAAACGTTCTAAATTCCGAAGAAGGTGGCTGATTAAAGATATAGGACAATTGTTTTTTTCACTAGCGCCATCGACTTCGCGTATTGATAAGCTTCGTTTATTTAAAGCCTACCGCGGCGTAAAAACTTTATCACGGTCAGATAAAAAAATGTTGACCGATATTGATAATCGAGTAGAAGCCATGGAGAGGAAGGTCGGAAAGTACTTTATATGA
- the gnd gene encoding decarboxylating NADP(+)-dependent phosphogluconate dehydrogenase, with amino-acid sequence MSQADIGLIGLAVMGQNLVMNMNDHGYTVAVYNRTTSKVDDFMNGPAKGSNVIGTHSVEEFVATLKTPRRVMLMVKAGEVVDKFINTIVPHLDKGDIIIDGGNSLYTDSNRRVEELSAKGLRYIGAGVSGGEEGARFGPSIMPGGDPEAWPAVKNIFQDISAKVDGGEACCEWVGKGGAGHYVKMVHNGIEYGDMQLICEAYQLLKNAGFSNDEMHEIFKKWNTGVLDSFLTEITTDILGYKQEDGTHLVDYILDTAGQKGTGKWTGINALDLGMPLTLIAESVFARCVSALKDQRIIASKVLQGPGVKFNGDKEAFVNDVEQALYASKIISYAQGYMLLREASETYKWDLDFGAIALMWRGGCIIRSVFLGNIKEAFEQDPDLDNLLLNDFFKDAIHMAQAGWRRTVIKSIEIGVPTPCFSTALSFYDSYRTEVLPANLLQAQRDYFGAHTYERLDKPRGEFFHTNWTGKGGDISSTTYDV; translated from the coding sequence ATGTCTCAAGCAGATATCGGCCTAATCGGCCTTGCCGTTATGGGTCAAAATCTTGTCATGAATATGAATGACCATGGCTACACTGTTGCAGTTTATAACCGCACAACCTCGAAAGTAGATGATTTTATGAACGGTCCTGCTAAAGGCAGTAACGTTATTGGCACTCATTCTGTTGAAGAATTCGTAGCTACACTCAAAACTCCACGCCGCGTTATGCTTATGGTTAAAGCTGGAGAAGTTGTAGATAAATTCATTAACACCATTGTTCCTCACCTCGATAAAGGTGACATCATCATCGATGGCGGAAATTCACTTTATACTGATTCAAACCGTCGCGTGGAAGAACTTTCCGCTAAAGGTCTTCGCTATATCGGCGCTGGTGTTTCAGGTGGTGAAGAAGGTGCTCGTTTCGGTCCTTCAATCATGCCTGGTGGCGATCCTGAAGCATGGCCTGCAGTTAAAAATATCTTCCAAGACATCTCTGCCAAAGTTGACGGTGGCGAAGCTTGTTGCGAATGGGTAGGCAAAGGCGGCGCTGGTCACTATGTCAAAATGGTTCATAACGGTATCGAATACGGCGACATGCAGCTCATCTGCGAAGCATACCAACTCCTCAAAAATGCTGGTTTTTCAAATGACGAAATGCACGAGATTTTCAAGAAATGGAATACCGGCGTTCTGGATTCATTCCTTACAGAAATCACTACTGATATCCTCGGCTACAAACAAGAAGATGGCACTCACCTCGTAGATTACATCCTCGATACTGCTGGCCAAAAAGGTACTGGTAAATGGACTGGCATTAATGCTTTAGATCTTGGTATGCCGCTTACGCTTATCGCTGAATCAGTTTTCGCTCGTTGCGTTTCTGCACTCAAGGATCAGCGTATTATCGCTTCTAAAGTTCTCCAAGGACCTGGCGTGAAATTTAATGGCGATAAAGAAGCTTTTGTCAACGATGTTGAACAAGCTCTCTACGCTTCAAAAATTATTTCTTATGCTCAAGGTTACATGCTTCTTCGCGAAGCTTCTGAGACTTACAAATGGGATCTTGACTTCGGCGCAATCGCACTCATGTGGCGTGGTGGCTGTATCATTCGTTCCGTTTTTCTCGGTAACATCAAAGAGGCTTTTGAACAAGATCCCGATCTCGATAACCTCCTTCTCAATGATTTCTTTAAAGATGCCATCCACATGGCTCAAGCTGGCTGGAGACGCACGGTTATCAAGAGTATTGAAATCGGTGTACCAACACCTTGTTTCTCTACCGCGCTTAGCTTCTACGATAGCTACCGCACTGAAGTCCTTCCTGCTAACCTACTCCAAGCTCAACGTGACTACTTCGGTGCTCATACATACGAACGCTTAGACAAGCCTCGTGGTGAGTTTTTCCACACAAATTGGACTGGTAAAGGCGGAGATATTTCTTCCACGACTTACGACGTGTAA